The window CTATGTAATAGGTAACATTTAAATGAGATGGACGTCACATTAATATGAAAGCTTACTAGGTGTATTTTGCAAAAAGAAGAAGGCGATCACGTTTCAACGATAACAATTCCTACCATTCGCTTTTTTTGCACAGAAATTTTACTGAGAATTTAAGTTAAGACTTACAACAACCTGCGTATAAAATTGTTGCCTACAGAGATTGTAGGCAACTAAGCCAAATTGAATATAGTTCACTATTGGATATTCAGCAAACGAATCAATTCATTTTCATCGATAACGCGTATGCCAAGTTCATTTGCTTTCGCTAATTTAGAACCTGCGGCCTCCCCTGCAATGACCAAATCTGTTTTCTTCGAGACGCTTCCTGAGACTTTTGCGCCCAAAGCCACTAACTTGTCTTTGGCTTCATCACGCGTCAATACGCTCATTGACCCTGTTAGCACCACCGTTTTACCTGCAAATGGGCTGTCGATTTCTGCACTATTTACAACTTTTACTTCTGGCCAATGAATGTTCGCCTTATTGATTAAATCATCAATCACTGCTTGGTTATGGGCTTCATGAAAGAAATTAACCACATGTTTCGCAACCACATGACCAATATCTTGAACTGTTTTTAGTGACTCTTCATCTGCTGCCATCACGGCTTCAAGTGTGGTGTAATGCGCCGCTAAATTTGCCGCTGTGGCTTCACCAACCTCTCGAATTCCAAGAGCGTAAATAAAGCGAGCCAACGTCGTTTGTTTAGACTTATTGAGTGCATCAACCAGATTCTGTGCCGACTTCGGCCCCATTCTATCGAGGCCAGTTAAAATGCCTGCACTTAATTGGTACAAATCTGCTGGAGTTTTGACATACTCTTTTTCAACTAACTGGTCGATAATTTTATCGCCCATGCCATCGACATCCATTGCTCGGCGTGAGACAAAATGCTTCAGCGCTTCTTTGCGTTGTGCCCCACAAATCAGCCCACCTGTACAGCGCGCTACCGCTTCACCTTCGACTCGTTCGATATCAGAGCCGCATACAGGGCAATGAGTTGGAAAAACAATTTCACGGCTATTCGCGGGGCGCTTATCAACGACAACACTGACGATTTGTGGAATAACATCCCCTGCTCGACGAATAATGACCGTATCACCGATATGCACACCAAGACGTTCAATTTCATCTGCATTGTGCAGCGTCGCATTGCTGACTACCACACCCGCGACTTGCACGGGCTCTAAACGCGCCACTGGCGTGATAGCACCGGTACGCCCAACTTGAAATTCCACATCTTTTAATAGTGTAACTTGCTCTTGAGCTGGAAATTTAAACGCAGTCGCCCAACGAGGTGCTCGAGAAACAAAACCTAACTCTTCTTGAATCGCAATTGAGTTAACTTTAATGACTACCCCATCGATATCAAAGCCAAGATCAGGGCGAACTTGCTCAATTTCATGGTAAAAATCTAATACGGCCTGATGACCAACTCGTAATTGAACATAATCACTAACTGGTAACCCCCATGCTTTGAATTGCATCAAACGGTCATAATGTGTATCTGGTAACGTGCCACCTTCCACTAACCCAACACCATAACAATAAAAAGTGAGTGGCCTTTTGGCGGTAATACGTGGGTCTAATTGACGCAGAGAACCCGCAGCCGCATTACGTGGGTTCGCAAAGACTTTGCCATCTGTTTTACGTGCTTGCTCATTCAGCGCTTCAAACCCTTTTTGGGGCATGAAAACTTCGCCGCGGATCTCAACACGATCTGGAATATTACTGCCGGTTAAACGCAATGGGATAGCGCGTATGGTTCGAACATTCGCGGTAATATTTTCACCGACTGTCCCATCACCACGAGTCGCAGCTTGTACTAACTCACCGTTTTCATACAACAAACTTACCGCGAGTCCATCAAGTTTAAGCTCACAACAGAAAGTCAGCTCTTGATGGTTTTTCAAACGATCTCTTACCCGCTTATCAAACGCAAGGTAACTCTCTTCGTCAAAAACATTATCTAACGATAACATAGGTATTTCATGGCGTACGGTATCAAACGCCGCTAATGGTGCGGCACCAACACGTTGAGTTGGTGAATCACTCGTAACAAGTTCAGGATGCAGCGCCTCAATCTCTTTTAGACGTTGCATTAGCTTGTCATATTCAACGTCTGGAATTTCAGGCGCATCTAATACATGGTATTGATATTCATGATGACGTAACTGTTTTTTTAATTCGTCTATTTCTTGTTTGGTTGTCATGATCCACTCATACAGATAAAAAACCCCCAATTAATGGGGGCTTTGTTTAATGTTTATTTAACTTAATGTGTTTCTAATTCGAGCATGATACACCTCTATTTTTTGAGGTGTCAGCATTTTGCGTTCGTCATCAAGAACGACGCCTCCCGCATCTGATGCGATACGTTGAGCGGCTTGTAACATCAGTTTGAAATTTTGCCCTGCATCACCATAAGACGGTACCATCATAAACATGGAAACCCCTGGCGTACTAAAGTCAGCCATTGTCTCAGGGTCAAATGAGCCCGGTTTCACCATGTTAGCCAGGCTAAACAGCACTGGTCCCGTACCCGACGGATTTACATGACGGTGGAATATTTTCATTTCCCCGAATTGGAAACCAGCTTGTAAAATACTTTGCAGTAATAACTCACCTTGCAGTTCTTGTCCTTGATGAGCGGCTACGTGAAGTACCAGAACTGTCTCCTTGCTACTTGTTGTAGCAGGAGCTTCCTGCGGCTCAGCTTTCTTCTCAATATGCTGCGTCTCTTGTTCATAGGTGCTCGGCTGAGGCTCTTCTCTTAATTTAGTTGAATCAATATGTGGTTCAGCGGCAATACCCGTAACCGGCTGAGTACGAATTTCAGGCTCTATTGCCACTTCCTCACTCATGTTAATGGTGAGTTGCTCAGGTACATGAACAGGTTCAGTACGTTGATGCGGCGTAGGTTCATTATGAACTGGCGGTTTAGCCTCTGGCTCCCTATTCATAATAATGTCAGGTTCAACCGACACCTGTGGCTGTATATTAGGTTCAACTGGAGACTCATTTTTTACCGGATATACAGGCTCAGTTGCAGCCGGATGAACAGGCGCCTGCTGAGTAGGTTGATTTTCAGTAAATAATGCAGAATCATCATATTCTGATGAGTTCTCTTGCATATCGTTCTTTCTACGTTTTACGGGTCTGTCGCGAAATAACTTTGAGCGCTCTTTACGGCTGGTCCATAAACCATGCAGTAATAAAGCGACAATCGCTATCGCACCTACGACCACTAATATCAGACGCAAATCCTGCATCGCTGCTATCTCTAGTTGATGAATGATAATGCCAACACGGCGGAAACTACCTTAAGATTATTTCTCAATTGCTCTAAGTGCAACCCCCAGAACGATTTTCTTACAAGAAAGAGAATATTCCGCTTTCATTTGCTGCTTTTTTAAGCGAATAATGGCTAGTCAGCCTAATTTCATATCTATATGATACATGGTCAACCGAAAAGGAGAGAACAAGAAGTATGACCCAATCGACATTTTCGACACAAAAAGACCATTCTGGTTTTTATTATTTTACACAAGGCTGGAGATTAATCACTCGTCCCGGTATCAAACGTTTTGTTATTTTGCCCCTATTAGCCAATATTTTATTCTTAGGCGGCGCATTTTGGTGGTTATATACCAAGCTTGGTGGCTGGATTGACCAAGTAATGGGTTACATTCCTGACTGGCTACAATGGCTCGATTATGTTATTTGGCCAATCGCTGTTATCTCAATACTGCTCGTGTTTACTTATTTTTTTAGTACGATAGCCAATATTATCGCGGCACCTTTTAACGGCTGGCTATCAGAAAAACTCGAAGCGGAGCTAACAGGTAAACCGTCGCCAGATACTGGCGTCGCGGAGTTATTAAAAGATGTTCCTCGCATGATAAAACGCGAGTTTGTCCGAATCGGTTACTACTTACCTCGCGCTATTGGGTTACTGATCTTATTTTTCATACCCGGTATTGGCCAAACCGTCGCCCCCGTACTGTGGTTTTTATTTGGTGCTTGGATGATGTCAATCCAATATTGCGATTACCCGTTTGATAACCACCGTGTTGGCTTCGGCGAAATGAAGCAAGCACTTGCCAAAGAACGGATGAGAAACGTTCAATTTGGTGGCGTTATCAGCCTGTTAATGATGGTCCCTTTTGTCAACTTAGTGATCATGCCTGTTGCAGTTTGTGGTGCAACATTGATGTGGGTTGACCGGTATCGTGAGCGTTACGCACGCTACTAATCTATTAATCATTGTCTATTAATCAGTGCGCAGGTTTACCGCCTGCGCTCTTTTATTGACTTATTTTTGTTACACTATAATCATTCTTTAGAATTATTAGTTCTAAAATAACATTTCGTTATAAGCTTATTCTCAAATCATATTTGCATTAATCTGTTCTTAACGTATGTTGAATCCATCTCATTATTTTTAATTAATACCGATTACATTACTGGCTAACCGATTTTTAAGGATATCCCATGAGCAAAATTTATGATGATAACTCGTTGACCATTGGCCACACCCCACTTGTCCGATTAAAGCATTTTGGTAATGGCAATATTTTAGCAAAAGTGGAATCTCGCAACCCAAGCTTCAGTGTTAAGTGCCGTATTGGTGCGAACATGATTTGGGACGCAGAGAAAAAAGGTATCCTAAACAAAGACAAAGAATTAGTTGAGCCAACCAGTGGTAATACAGGGATCGCTTTAGCCTATGTCGCTGCGGCAAGAGGTTATAAGTTGACCTTAACCATGCCTGAAACGATGAGTATTGAACGTCGTAAACTGCTCAAAGCACTGGGCGCCAACCTCGTTTTAACCGAGGGGGCAAAAGGTATGAAAGGTGCGATAGCTAAAGCTGAAGAAATAGTGAATAGCAACCCTAAGAAATACCTATTACTTCAACAGTTTAATAATCCAGCAAACCCTGAAATTCATGAAAAAACCACAGGGCCTGAAATTTGGGAAGATACTGACGGCAATGTCGACGTTGTGGTTGCTGGTGTCGGTACAGGTGGGACAATTACAGGGATTGCAAAGTACCTGAAAAACACCAAAGGCAAAGATGTGACTATCGTAGCTGTTGAGCCAGAAACCTCACCCGTTATCACACAAGCCTTAGCAGGTGAAGAAATTAAACCAGGACCACATAAGATCCAAGGGATCGGAGCTGGGTTTATTCCGGGTAACTTAGATTTAAAATTACTCGATAAAGTCATTCAAATCAGCGATGACGAAGCCATCAAAACTGCTCGTGAACTAATGGAAAAAGAAGGCATTCTGGCGGGTATTTCATCAGGCGCGGCTATTGCTGCTGCCACTCAAATTGCCGCAGACCCTGCCTATAAAGGTAAAAATATCGTCGTTATTTTACCTTCTTCAGGTGAGCGTTATTTGTCTACAGCCCTATTTGCTGACATCTCCGCTGAGTAACATAACTTCGTTACAATATCGTTAAAAAAGCACCTAAATGGTGCTTTTTTTGTGGCATGGATCAAAGTTTAGCACGGATGGAGATGATTTATAATTCGGGGTTTAGTATTAAACATAGTAATTATTTTGCACCTCGAAATTAATCACTTTTTAGCCAACCTCTAGGGCGAGTAAAATAATTTGCCAATGAGAAAAAAGTGGTGAGATCGCAAGAAAAATAGAAAAAGGGTTGATACCGCACAAAGTAGGAAACCTTTTTTCAAGTTAATAATCTAACTTATACGCAAACCTAGTCTATTTCATCTACAATTGGCTGGGTAATTAAAAAAACGAAAGTTATTGAGGAAATACTATGTTTCAGCAAGAAGTTACTATTACGGCACCAAATGGTCTACATACTCGTCCTGCAGCTCAATTTGTAAAAGAAGCAAAAGCATTCTCTTCTGATATTTCTTTAATTTCTGGCGGCAAATCCGCTAGCGCGAAAAGTTTGTTTAAATTACAAACCTTAGGCCTAACGCAAGGCACAGTTGTGACAATTTCTGCTGAAGGCGAAGACGAAAAAGAAGCCGTTGAGCATTTAGTTAAACTGATGGGCGAATTAGAATAATTTCGCACGAAAATAGCATTTACTGATTTCATTCAATGTCCCTGAGTGATGTCATTCGGGGACATTTGTATAATCGGCTATATTCATTGTCGTCTCTGCAACATCAGAACTCCCAGCACTAGCAGCAGTAAGGTAATATTATGATTTCAGGAATTTTAGTATCCCCGGGTTTTGCTTTTGGTCAAGCTTTAATCCTCAAAGAAGATCCTATCGTTGTTAGCACAAAAAAAATCGCTGACGATCAGGTTGATAAAGAAATCGCTCGCTTTATTGAGGGACGAAACAAGTCAGCCGAACAACTCAATTTGATTAAAGAAAAAGCCGAAAAAAATCTTGGAGCTGAAAAAGCTGAGATTTTTGAAGGTCATATAATGCTGCTGGAAGATGAAGAGCTGGAGCAAGAAATTGTCACTTTAATCAAAGGCGACAAAAAAACAGCTGATGCAGCTGCGTATTCTGTTATTGAAGATCAAGCTCAAGCCCTTGAATCTCTTGATGATGAATACCTTAAAGAGCGTGCCGCTGACGTACGTGATATCGGTAAGCGTTTATTAAAAAACATCTTAAATATTCCTATCGTTGATTTAAGTGCAATCAGCGAAGAAGTTATTTTAGTGGCGGCTGATTTAACCCCTTCAGAAACCGCACAGCTGAATTTAGATAAAGTATTAGGGTTTATTACTGATTTAGGTGGCCGTACATCACATACCTCGATTATGGCACGTTCCCTTGAGTTACCAGCCATTGTCGGAACTAGTGATGCCACCCGCAAAATTAAAAATGGCGATTTCATTGTATTAGATGGTGTTAACAACACTATCCACCTGAACCCATCTGAAGCAGAAATCGACAAACTCAAAGCCTTCCGTGATGAATACCTACAAGAAAAAGAAGAGCTCGCAAAATTAAAAGATTTGCCTGCTATCACCCTTGATGGTCATCAAGTTGAAGTTTGTGCCAACATTGGTACCGTACGAGATGTCGCTGGTGCTGAACGCAATGGCGCAGAAGGCGTTGGCCTTTACCGCACTGAATTTTTATTTATGGATAGAGACTCTCTTCCTACTGAAGAAGAGCAATTTCAAGCTTATAAAGCAGTTGCAGAAGCAATGGGCAGCCAAGCCGTTATTGTCCGCACAATGGATATAGGCGGTGATAAAGACCTGCCATATATGAATTTACCGAAAGAAGAGAACCCATTCCTCGGCTGGCGTGCAATTCGTATTTGTCTTGATCGCAAAGAAATCTTACACTCACAGTTAAGAGCTATTTTAAGAGCCTCTAAATTTGGTAAACTGCGTATTATGTTCCCAATGGTCATTTCCGTTGAAGAAGTTCGTGAACTAAAAGCGGAGCTAGAAATGCTAAAAGCTCAGTTACGTGAAGAAGGTAAGGCTTTTGACGAGTCAATTGAAGTCGGTGTGATGGTTGAAACACCAGCCGCTGCTGTGATTGCTCGCCACTTGGCAAAAGAAGTTGATTTCTTTAGTATTGGGACGAACGATCTCACTCAATACACTTTAGCGGTCGACCGTGGTAATGAACTGATTTCTCATCTTTACAACCCGATGTCACCTGCTGTCCTAAACTTAATTAAGCAAGTGATCGATGCATCACACGCTGAAGGTAAATGGACTGGGATGTGTGGGGAGTTAGCTGGAGATGAGCGTGCAACCTTATTGCTACTTGGCATGGGGCTGGATGAATTTAGTATGAGCGCAATTTCAATTCCACGTATCAAAAAGTTAATTCGCAATGCGAGCTTTGCTGATACTCAAGCGTTGGCTGAACAAGCACTTGCTCAACCAACAGCGGATGAATTGATGAAACTTGTAGATACCTTTATCCAAGAAAAAACGTTATGCTAGGAACAGCACATTAGTTCGGTCCCATATAAAACGATTAGGAGAAGGTCCATGGGTCTGTTTGATAAACTGAAATCACTCGTTTCGGAAGACAAAAGTAGCAGTGGCAGTATTGAAATTATCGCACCTTTATCCGGTGAAATTGTCAATATTGAAGATGTTCCAGACGTTGTGTTCGCAGAAAAAATTGTGGGTGATGGTATTGCGATTAAACCCGCAGGTAACAAAATCGTTGCCCCTGTAGACGGCACAATTGGTAAGATTTTTGAAACTAACCATGCGTTTTCTATTGAGTCAGATGATGGTATAGAACTATTTGTTCACTTCGGTATTGATACCGTTGAGCTTAAAGGTGAAGGCTTTAAACGCATCGCTGAAGAAGGCCAAACGGTGAAAAAAGGTGATTTAATCATTGAGTTTGATTTAGCACTGTTAGAAGAGAAAGCAAAATCTGTTTTAACGCCAGTTGTCATTTCTAATATGGACGAAATCAAAGAACTCAACAAACTGACAGGCTCCGTGACAGTCGGTGAAACTGTCATCATGCGTATTAAGAAATAGCTTAAGTGCCAATATTTAGTTTAAACCATCAGGTCTTGCCTGATGGTTTTTCATTTAGCATGATGATTAAAACTTGATAATCAGATTAGGTTTTTTATTTTTATCAACAACATTTGAGAATTATATTTCTATTACTTATATGTAAATAAAACATTTACGGTATTGCTAAATGGCCCCTGCTTAATATTCTCATTATTTTTTTTAGATAACTCAGCTGAATACTGATAATTACCGGGCTTTTGCTTAGTAATAACACCTTTATAATACTCCTGACCAAAACTAATTTCTTGCCCCAAACTTCTATCGGTAATCGCCATCTGCAAACCGTTATCAAAAACGATATATTTATTATTCACTACGCCTTTATTGCTTTGAAATTTAACACTAACTTCTAAAGCAGCATCACAAGTTGAAACTGGAGTTAAAGTTAAATTAAAATTTTCTTTTATTGTTTTATTATTTTCAAATTGATCCGTTGTCAGCTCTTTAAAATCAACTACTTTGTCACTCATCGTAACAATCGGTGTTGGACAATAATTAATTAATGTGCCAACAAGGCGGATAGTGTAATAATCAGCAATACGATTTCCCACTCCATCCGTGTGATAGCCAAGAATGAAATCACCTGTGTCAAATGATTTTAACGGCCCCTTTCCACGTTCTATAGTAAAATTATGCCACAATGATATGTTTTCGGTGCCTACCTTCCAATATCCCACATTTAATGCTGGAGTAGTCGGTGCTGTAATTTCAACTTTCCCCACATAAGATGACTGAAAAACTTTAACTCCGCTAGAGAGAAGGTGAGCTTTAACTGAGCCGGGTGTTTGACTATGAAACCAGATAGTTCTATCTGCTACAGTTCCAGAAAAATTACATCGCCATGATAACGCTGAAAACCCTGAGCCTAATCTTGTTCCTTCAGGAACAGTACCTGGGATTGTATTCATATCAATGGATAATAATGGTAATGGGTACCACGCACCCAAAGGAGTACAGCTAACACCGGAATAAGAAAATGTGCTAAAAGCCATCAGTAACGAGCCAAACACACCTAGTTTTAGTTTATTTTCTATTTTTTTGCTCATAAGAGATTTCATTTAATTATTCCTCAGGGCTAATACTAAAATTTTAAAAGTCACATTTATATCTATGTAATCAACATGCTCAACATTGGACTATGCTAATGTACGTACTAGATATCCATCTCACGCCTCAAATTCAGTAAACCCGTAGTTATTGACTGCGTTTTATACACCCCTTTCTACTACTTTAAATGGGCATGTGTTATTTTCACGAATGGTACTCAATTAGTGAGTAAAATAGTATTAGTAAATTATTAATTTCATCCATAGTATGTAACTAAATATAATGAATTAAAATAAATGTGCCAATAAATAGGGTTTTTGGGGTATATATATCTATAGATATCTATAGACAAAAAATTAAAAACAAAGAGACTACGCACTCTGCTATTCCAACAGGCGGAGAGCTAAAACTGATCATCGAGGAAAGTAGAGATAATACTGCTAACCCTTACGTTGTTTGTCGGTTCTCAATAAAGAAGTCGCTTGATTAGCTCAGCAGTTCATCATCTTGCACAAACAGTATCCTAGTTATCTATGCCGTGTATTTTAAAAAGCAAGAAATAAGGACATTCGCTATGCATTCACCTGAGAAGCTAGGCGTAGATCCTCAATTGAGGGTACACAGTGATGTGAAATCAACTAAGATTTATACGCCAATTCATGTTGAATGGGCCAGCGTTCGGCACGCTGAAGTTAAGGTAGGATAACGGTAGAAAACATGTACCTTAAAAAGCAAATAACACTGCACATGATATATATTTAAGTCATCATGTTATGCATGCCGCAAAAATAGCACCTCCATAAATTAGCCCATTTTTCGTTTCATACTATATTTAAAATTAAAATAATTGTGCTTTATACTAAAGTACATAAATAAATTAAAGATACGATGACCTTCATACTCATTAGATGAAATGATTGTCGTTACCAATGCGACATGATTAGATACAGGAGTTATTGCGAAAACGCCTTTTCCCTTTCTGAAGTATTTGTCTGAAGTATTTGTCTGAAGAACACGCTTTGAATGTATTGATTCAGCAAGTGTGCTTTTGCCCATCCACACTTCCAAATGGCGATTTTTCGTTTATGGTCGAATAAACATATCATTGACATCACGTAATATGCTAAGACTTCGGTCTGATGCAGATGCTATTCGGTGAACACCATAGTTTGCGCTGTTACCAAAGATATAAGCAAGAAGATCATTATTATCGGCTTCTAAACTGTTTTTTCTGGATGAGACTGAATTAAAAACAGACAAAAACCCCGTTTCATTGTTCACAAACTTCATGATATCAATTATTCCAGTATTCTTTATTTGCCTATAAATCGGATTATCAATACTGGTTTTCCACTTTTTACTGGCTAAACCCCATTGTAACCGATTTGACGGCGGCTACTTTTTGACAAAGTCATTCACATCTGAATTTATGTTGAGGCTAACATGACTCAGCTTTGTATTAAAATCTGTCTCTAAATTAGCTAAAGTCTGCTCTATTGGGTAAATCAGTCATTCAAGCCCCGTTTTCTATCAAATTAAGACCATAATATCTTTCTAAGACACAACAAACACTAACCAATTGTTTTATAACTAATTTTAGTTTGTCTACTTTATCGGATAAAAATAAGTGAAAAATAATAGAATATCGCCTTCATTTAAGAAAATTTAAAATAACATTAAAAAACAAGTAATTAGATCACTTCCTTTCATGCTAATGAATGATTTAACGTGATAAAATCGTTTCAAACCCATAAACGGATGTAAATAAATATCTCAAAAACTCGATTTTTGATTATTTAAAAAATATTTTATCACCAAAATACTCTGGTGACGCGTTTATTTGTTTTTATTGGCTATGTTGGAGCTTAATCCTTTCCATTGCTAATTTATTGGATTAATAAACTACATTTAATACCCTAAAGCGGCCCCGGTAATAATACCAATAAATATCTCAATTTATACTTTCCTTTAATTTCAATACTTTAGATTAATATATTTCGTTACATTCTACCGCGTAAATACATACTTTAGCGGTATCTGATTACTCATTTTATGGATATTATTTGTTTCGTTCTTCACAACAGATAAATTTTTTTAATTAAATTATTTAATATAAGGTAAACAAAAATGAATAAGACTTTAATTGCATTATGCTTAGCGTTAACTACAACTTCTATTTCTGCAATGGCTGCGGATGCAGGTTCAGGTAAAATTACTTTTAAAGGCACAGTAAATAGCGGTGCATGTACAATTTCTCCGACCGATGTAAATAAAGAAGTTCAATTAGGTAGTATTGCCGCTGCTAATTTAAGTTCTGCAGGTAAAAAAGGCCCACTAAATACATTTGAATTAAAATTACAAGATTGCCAATTAGACCCAAGTGCTTCAGGTACACCATATTCTAAAGTAAAAATTACTTTTAATGGCCAACCTGATGCAACTAACGCAACTTTATGGTCAAGCACAGGTAGCGCAAATAACGTTGCAGTTTCATTCTTAGACAATGCAGGTAAAGCCATTAAACCAGGTGATACCTTAGAGCAAACACTGAAAGCGTCTGACACCACAATTATTTTATCTGCTCAAGCAGAAGCAACTGGTGCAGCAACTTCAGGTAGCATCAACTCTATCGCTAACTATGTATTAAGCTACGAATAAGATAGCCATCATACCTAAACAAAGCTTTACGCTGATTAGTGTAAAGCTTTGTATTTCCTCTATCGATTAGCATAAGAGTGCCAACATGTATTTTAACAGAAAAAATATAGGTTATATTATCTCACTCATTATGTGTGGTGGATATACGAACGCTGAAACTTTTAATATCAACGCCCTTAATTTATCTGTAGACGATAATATTGACCTAAGCTATTTTGAAAAAAATAGTTTAAGTGAAGGTTTATATGAGTCGGATATCATTTTAAATGATAAAAAAATCATCCGCGGCGAAAAAATTAAATTTATTAATAATGGTGGAATAATTGAGCCGTGTATTACGGCGCAGTTAATAAAACGTTTCCCATTAAATGAAGAGGCGAAAGAAATATTACTTTCCTCTCAAGAAAACGATTGTATTAATTTACTCTCTCTCGATCAAAACGTGGCTATCGATTTTAATGATAGCGAACAAGTTCTGAGTATTTCGATACCTCAGAAATATATGGAATCGACTTATTCTTCGTGGGTAACCCCTGAAATGCGCGATTACGGTATTGCTGGGTTAATTTTAGATTATACGATTAGCGATAATCATTTAACCCGTAAAAACGAAGAAACACGTAACCAGTTATATGCCTTCGGAAATGTGGGCGCTAACTTCGCGCAATGGCGTTTACGGGCAAATTACCAATATGAAAATAAATTGGTTGGCGAAGATGGACAGAGTAGCAAGAAACGCAACTTAGATTGGGACCA is drawn from Providencia huaxiensis and contains these coding sequences:
- the ligA gene encoding NAD-dependent DNA ligase LigA, with product MTTKQEIDELKKQLRHHEYQYHVLDAPEIPDVEYDKLMQRLKEIEALHPELVTSDSPTQRVGAAPLAAFDTVRHEIPMLSLDNVFDEESYLAFDKRVRDRLKNHQELTFCCELKLDGLAVSLLYENGELVQAATRGDGTVGENITANVRTIRAIPLRLTGSNIPDRVEIRGEVFMPQKGFEALNEQARKTDGKVFANPRNAAAGSLRQLDPRITAKRPLTFYCYGVGLVEGGTLPDTHYDRLMQFKAWGLPVSDYVQLRVGHQAVLDFYHEIEQVRPDLGFDIDGVVIKVNSIAIQEELGFVSRAPRWATAFKFPAQEQVTLLKDVEFQVGRTGAITPVARLEPVQVAGVVVSNATLHNADEIERLGVHIGDTVIIRRAGDVIPQIVSVVVDKRPANSREIVFPTHCPVCGSDIERVEGEAVARCTGGLICGAQRKEALKHFVSRRAMDVDGMGDKIIDQLVEKEYVKTPADLYQLSAGILTGLDRMGPKSAQNLVDALNKSKQTTLARFIYALGIREVGEATAANLAAHYTTLEAVMAADEESLKTVQDIGHVVAKHVVNFFHEAHNQAVIDDLINKANIHWPEVKVVNSAEIDSPFAGKTVVLTGSMSVLTRDEAKDKLVALGAKVSGSVSKKTDLVIAGEAAGSKLAKANELGIRVIDENELIRLLNIQ
- the zipA gene encoding cell division protein ZipA gives rise to the protein MQDLRLILVVVGAIAIVALLLHGLWTSRKERSKLFRDRPVKRRKNDMQENSSEYDDSALFTENQPTQQAPVHPAATEPVYPVKNESPVEPNIQPQVSVEPDIIMNREPEAKPPVHNEPTPHQRTEPVHVPEQLTINMSEEVAIEPEIRTQPVTGIAAEPHIDSTKLREEPQPSTYEQETQHIEKKAEPQEAPATTSSKETVLVLHVAAHQGQELQGELLLQSILQAGFQFGEMKIFHRHVNPSGTGPVLFSLANMVKPGSFDPETMADFSTPGVSMFMMVPSYGDAGQNFKLMLQAAQRIASDAGGVVLDDERKMLTPQKIEVYHARIRNTLS
- the cysZ gene encoding sulfate transporter CysZ, which encodes MTQSTFSTQKDHSGFYYFTQGWRLITRPGIKRFVILPLLANILFLGGAFWWLYTKLGGWIDQVMGYIPDWLQWLDYVIWPIAVISILLVFTYFFSTIANIIAAPFNGWLSEKLEAELTGKPSPDTGVAELLKDVPRMIKREFVRIGYYLPRAIGLLILFFIPGIGQTVAPVLWFLFGAWMMSIQYCDYPFDNHRVGFGEMKQALAKERMRNVQFGGVISLLMMVPFVNLVIMPVAVCGATLMWVDRYRERYARY
- the cysK gene encoding cysteine synthase A encodes the protein MSKIYDDNSLTIGHTPLVRLKHFGNGNILAKVESRNPSFSVKCRIGANMIWDAEKKGILNKDKELVEPTSGNTGIALAYVAAARGYKLTLTMPETMSIERRKLLKALGANLVLTEGAKGMKGAIAKAEEIVNSNPKKYLLLQQFNNPANPEIHEKTTGPEIWEDTDGNVDVVVAGVGTGGTITGIAKYLKNTKGKDVTIVAVEPETSPVITQALAGEEIKPGPHKIQGIGAGFIPGNLDLKLLDKVIQISDDEAIKTARELMEKEGILAGISSGAAIAAATQIAADPAYKGKNIVVILPSSGERYLSTALFADISAE
- the ptsH gene encoding phosphocarrier protein Hpr, translating into MFQQEVTITAPNGLHTRPAAQFVKEAKAFSSDISLISGGKSASAKSLFKLQTLGLTQGTVVTISAEGEDEKEAVEHLVKLMGELE
- the ptsI gene encoding phosphoenolpyruvate-protein phosphotransferase PtsI, coding for MISGILVSPGFAFGQALILKEDPIVVSTKKIADDQVDKEIARFIEGRNKSAEQLNLIKEKAEKNLGAEKAEIFEGHIMLLEDEELEQEIVTLIKGDKKTADAAAYSVIEDQAQALESLDDEYLKERAADVRDIGKRLLKNILNIPIVDLSAISEEVILVAADLTPSETAQLNLDKVLGFITDLGGRTSHTSIMARSLELPAIVGTSDATRKIKNGDFIVLDGVNNTIHLNPSEAEIDKLKAFRDEYLQEKEELAKLKDLPAITLDGHQVEVCANIGTVRDVAGAERNGAEGVGLYRTEFLFMDRDSLPTEEEQFQAYKAVAEAMGSQAVIVRTMDIGGDKDLPYMNLPKEENPFLGWRAIRICLDRKEILHSQLRAILRASKFGKLRIMFPMVISVEEVRELKAELEMLKAQLREEGKAFDESIEVGVMVETPAAAVIARHLAKEVDFFSIGTNDLTQYTLAVDRGNELISHLYNPMSPAVLNLIKQVIDASHAEGKWTGMCGELAGDERATLLLLGMGLDEFSMSAISIPRIKKLIRNASFADTQALAEQALAQPTADELMKLVDTFIQEKTLC
- the crr gene encoding PTS glucose transporter subunit IIA, which produces MGLFDKLKSLVSEDKSSSGSIEIIAPLSGEIVNIEDVPDVVFAEKIVGDGIAIKPAGNKIVAPVDGTIGKIFETNHAFSIESDDGIELFVHFGIDTVELKGEGFKRIAEEGQTVKKGDLIIEFDLALLEEKAKSVLTPVVISNMDEIKELNKLTGSVTVGETVIMRIKK